A window of the Oscillospiraceae bacterium genome harbors these coding sequences:
- the pstC gene encoding phosphate ABC transporter permease subunit PstC, with product MKGKHMVRREYLGRVVVTAFGLLMIVITFAIGIFLAYKGIGTFTTYKHSVGEFLFSSNWDPADDFTGGGAVGAAIFIVGSLCTCGLALLIALPGSIASAIFMTEISPRFGTRIFQPAAEIFVGIPSVVYGWVGMSVLVPFIRKVFHLQVGYGVLSAAIVLAIMIYPSITTVSADAIRSVSKTYREAAYGLGATRWQTIYKTVLPAAKSGIFTGIILGLARAFGEALAVAMVIGQRKAFPTSIFSPTTNLTATIAADMGGAAEGGEYNTALWTMALLLLLISLLFIFLVHAISGKEGKEK from the coding sequence ATGAAAGGAAAGCATATGGTCAGGCGGGAATACCTGGGCCGGGTGGTGGTCACCGCCTTTGGGCTGCTGATGATTGTCATCACGTTTGCAATCGGTATTTTCCTTGCCTATAAAGGCATCGGTACATTTACAACTTATAAGCACAGCGTGGGGGAGTTCCTGTTTTCCTCCAACTGGGACCCCGCCGATGATTTCACAGGCGGGGGCGCGGTGGGCGCGGCTATCTTTATTGTCGGTTCGCTGTGCACCTGCGGGCTTGCTCTGCTCATTGCGCTGCCGGGTAGCATTGCGTCCGCAATCTTTATGACAGAGATTTCGCCGCGCTTTGGCACCCGCATCTTTCAACCTGCGGCGGAGATCTTTGTCGGTATTCCGTCGGTTGTGTACGGCTGGGTCGGCATGAGCGTCCTGGTGCCGTTTATCCGCAAAGTGTTTCACCTGCAGGTAGGCTACGGTGTCCTGTCGGCGGCGATTGTTTTGGCAATTATGATTTACCCCTCTATTACCACCGTTTCCGCGGATGCAATCCGCAGCGTTTCCAAAACCTACCGTGAGGCGGCCTATGGCCTGGGTGCGACCCGCTGGCAGACCATTTACAAAACGGTGCTGCCTGCGGCAAAATCAGGCATTTTCACCGGCATTATTCTGGGCCTGGCGCGTGCTTTTGGCGAGGCACTGGCGGTTGCAATGGTCATTGGGCAGCGCAAAGCCTTCCCGACAAGCATTTTTTCGCCTACGACCAACCTGACCGCCACCATTGCGGCGGATATGGGTGGCGCGGCAGAGGGCGGCGAGTACAACACCGCGCTGTGGACCATGGCACTGCTGCTGCTGCTTATTTCGCTTCTGTTCATTTTTCTGGTGCACGCGATTTCTGGAAAAGAAGGTAAAGAAAAATGA
- a CDS encoding phosphate ABC transporter substrate-binding protein, giving the protein MQKKVSSVLAAALCSAMLFAGCTGTAASSGVASGAASAAGSTGTAAGSVTGTITGSGSSALLPLAKDAAKEFKAKNANVSITLNAGGSGTGLKQVSDGSVDIGNSDVAAASKLSADKAKELVDHKVCIVTMAPIVNNDIGAKVKSLTKDQLVGIFTAKTKNWKEVGGPDEPIVLVTRPKTSGTRALFTKYALGGKEEASNAALETDNSGTLMKSIQENKGAIGYVALSYLVGDNKGKVTAVSIDGAEPTLENTYNGKYPVWGYEHMYTKGEAKGAVKSFLDYIVSDEYSKKMETLGYGVTSKMQASVTSSRDAEASK; this is encoded by the coding sequence ATGCAAAAAAAAGTAAGTTCTGTTTTGGCGGCGGCTCTCTGCTCGGCCATGTTATTTGCCGGTTGCACAGGAACAGCGGCATCTTCAGGTGTGGCTTCGGGCGCGGCTTCTGCAGCGGGCAGCACAGGCACCGCAGCGGGCAGCGTTACCGGCACGATTACAGGCTCCGGCTCCTCTGCACTGCTGCCGCTGGCAAAAGATGCAGCCAAAGAGTTTAAAGCAAAGAATGCAAATGTTTCCATTACGCTGAACGCCGGTGGCTCTGGCACAGGACTCAAGCAGGTTTCCGACGGCTCTGTCGATATCGGTAACTCGGATGTTGCTGCTGCAAGCAAGCTTTCTGCTGACAAAGCAAAAGAATTGGTCGACCACAAGGTGTGTATTGTCACCATGGCACCCATTGTCAACAATGACATCGGCGCTAAGGTAAAGAGCTTGACCAAAGACCAGCTGGTTGGCATTTTCACCGCAAAAACAAAGAACTGGAAAGAAGTTGGCGGCCCAGACGAGCCAATCGTACTGGTGACACGCCCAAAAACTTCCGGTACCCGTGCATTGTTCACTAAGTATGCACTGGGCGGCAAAGAAGAAGCCTCTAACGCTGCACTGGAAACCGACAACTCCGGCACCTTGATGAAGAGCATTCAGGAAAATAAGGGCGCTATCGGCTACGTGGCACTCAGCTACCTGGTGGGTGACAACAAAGGTAAAGTAACAGCAGTCAGCATTGACGGCGCTGAGCCTACCCTGGAAAATACTTATAATGGTAAATACCCGGTGTGGGGTTACGAGCATATGTACACGAAGGGCGAGGCAAAGGGCGCTGTAAAGAGCTTCTTAGACTATATTGTCTCTGATGAATACAGCAAGAAAATGGAGACTCTGGGCTATGGTGTCACCTCTAAAATGCAGGCTTCTGTAACCAGCAGCCGTGACGCGGAAGCAAGTAAGTAG
- a CDS encoding citrate/2-methylcitrate synthase: protein MSRLVKTTAVDDFFEVTPEIEKLTQLCVKSSSIDPDLYGKYDVKRGLRDINGEGVLCGLSEIGEVKAKKTVNGKKVPIPGELYYRGISINDLTRGFLTEKRFGFEETAYLLLFGDLPTAAQLEAFRGLLNRYRTLPTNFVRDIIMKAPSCDMMNTLARSVLTLYAYDEKANDTSLENTLRQCIEMIALFPQLAVYGYQAYAHNADPSKPFFIHTPRNDLSTAENILYMLRIDNKYTELEARILDLALVLHAEHGGGNNSTFTTHVVASSGTDTYSVIAAALSSLKGPKHGGANIKVVRMFTDMMHEVKDWEDEEEVGSYLRRLLHGEAFDRKGLIYGMGHAVYSISDPRAQIFRKFVERLSVEKGKQKEYGLYAMVGRLAPQIIAQERKTYKGVSANIDFYSGFVYYMLGLPIELYTPVFAMARIAGWSAHLLEERINEGKIIRPAYKTVAPHRSYVPLDQR from the coding sequence GTGAGCCGTTTGGTAAAAACAACCGCCGTGGATGATTTTTTTGAGGTTACCCCGGAAATTGAAAAACTGACGCAGCTGTGCGTCAAAAGCAGTTCCATAGACCCTGACCTATATGGAAAATATGATGTAAAGCGTGGTCTGCGCGATATCAACGGCGAAGGCGTGCTGTGCGGTCTGTCGGAAATCGGCGAAGTGAAAGCCAAAAAGACCGTCAATGGCAAAAAAGTACCGATCCCCGGTGAATTATATTACCGTGGCATTTCTATTAATGACCTGACACGCGGTTTCCTTACGGAAAAGCGCTTTGGTTTTGAGGAGACAGCGTACCTGCTGCTCTTTGGAGATCTGCCCACCGCCGCGCAGCTGGAGGCTTTTCGCGGCCTGCTGAACCGCTACCGCACGCTGCCCACCAACTTTGTGCGCGACATTATTATGAAAGCGCCAAGCTGTGACATGATGAATACCCTGGCGCGCAGTGTCTTGACCCTGTATGCCTATGACGAAAAGGCAAATGACACCAGTTTGGAGAACACGCTGCGGCAGTGCATCGAAATGATTGCGCTGTTTCCTCAGCTGGCAGTGTACGGCTACCAGGCTTATGCCCACAACGCCGACCCCAGCAAGCCGTTTTTCATTCACACTCCGCGCAATGACCTTTCCACAGCGGAAAACATTCTGTATATGCTGCGCATTGACAACAAATATACAGAATTAGAGGCTCGCATTCTCGACCTTGCACTGGTGCTGCATGCAGAGCACGGCGGCGGTAACAACTCTACCTTTACCACCCATGTGGTTGCTTCCTCCGGCACAGACACCTATTCGGTGATTGCAGCGGCGCTCAGCTCTTTGAAAGGCCCGAAACACGGCGGTGCAAACATCAAGGTTGTGCGCATGTTTACCGACATGATGCACGAAGTGAAAGATTGGGAAGACGAAGAAGAGGTCGGCAGTTATCTGCGCCGCCTGCTGCACGGCGAAGCCTTTGACCGAAAGGGCCTTATTTATGGCATGGGACATGCGGTGTATAGCATCAGCGACCCGCGTGCGCAGATTTTCCGTAAATTTGTAGAGCGGCTTTCTGTAGAAAAAGGCAAGCAAAAAGAATATGGCCTGTACGCTATGGTTGGCCGCCTTGCCCCACAGATTATTGCGCAGGAGCGTAAAACCTATAAAGGTGTCAGTGCAAACATCGATTTTTACTCCGGCTTTGTTTACTACATGCTCGGTTTGCCGATTGAGCTGTACACGCCGGTCTTTGCCATGGCGCGTATCGCCGGATGGAGCGCTCACCTTTTGGAAGAACGCATCAATGAGGGCAAGATTATTCGTCCGGCATACAAAACAGTGGCCCCGCACCGCAGCTATGTGCCCCTGGATCAGCGCTGA
- a CDS encoding aminopeptidase P family protein, whose protein sequence is MTVTEKLSALRRQMAAHGADAVILPTGDPHMSEYIPEYWESRRWFSGFTGDAGTLVVTKEESLLWTDGRFFIQAAQQLQGTPIQLMRMREPGVPTIGEYLAKNIAGGTAVVDGRVFSEMDAEKIRSLLSFSGAKLISIDLVAPVWTEGRPSLPATPVHLLAERYAGKSCADKLQQVREILLKNGASAQLYSLLDDVAWATNLRAADIAYNPFAIAFLLVTEEKALLYLDKGRLDADAAASIAKSGVEVRPYAQLTADLQDSTTPQKVLVNKGSISFDLYTTLQKNPACTLLDGPDIITGLKAVKNPTECANMRTCHVYDGVALVKFKMELERRMAAGEPLTEWDASLIAHKCRAQMPDNCGESFGTIAAYGPNAAMMHYGPTKEVHSSLQPKGFLLVDSGGQYLTGTTDVTRTFAMGPLTQEEKECFTWVLKSHIDLAQAKFPAGTSGRDLDSLSRVQVWKHGLDYRCGTGHGVGYLGAVHEGPQSFRSEVPLVPGMTITDEPGIYMEGKFGIRTENTLEVVMDEKTEYGQFYAFSPLTKFPIDRAAILPELLSADEIEYLDRYHHTVYETLAPHLDDKERTWLAKACSPLCR, encoded by the coding sequence ATGACTGTAACAGAAAAATTGAGTGCTCTGCGTCGGCAGATGGCCGCGCATGGGGCAGACGCTGTCATTTTGCCGACAGGTGACCCGCATATGAGCGAGTATATCCCAGAGTACTGGGAGTCCCGCCGCTGGTTTTCTGGCTTTACCGGCGACGCCGGCACATTGGTTGTAACCAAAGAGGAGAGCCTTTTGTGGACGGATGGCCGCTTCTTTATCCAGGCGGCGCAGCAGCTGCAGGGTACGCCGATTCAGCTAATGCGTATGCGCGAGCCGGGTGTGCCGACCATTGGCGAGTACTTGGCAAAGAATATTGCAGGTGGAACAGCCGTGGTGGACGGCCGCGTCTTTTCCGAGATGGATGCGGAAAAAATCCGTAGCCTGCTGAGTTTCTCCGGCGCAAAACTTATCAGCATTGATTTGGTCGCACCGGTGTGGACAGAGGGCCGGCCGAGCCTGCCGGCAACGCCTGTACATCTGCTGGCAGAGCGCTATGCCGGCAAGTCCTGTGCGGACAAACTGCAGCAGGTGCGCGAAATCCTGCTGAAAAATGGCGCTTCCGCTCAGCTTTACAGCCTTTTGGATGATGTTGCATGGGCAACCAACCTGCGTGCCGCAGATATTGCCTACAACCCTTTTGCCATTGCGTTTTTGCTGGTGACAGAGGAAAAGGCTCTGCTGTATCTGGACAAAGGCCGGCTGGATGCCGATGCTGCTGCTTCCATTGCAAAGTCCGGTGTAGAGGTACGGCCCTATGCACAGCTTACAGCGGACCTGCAGGACAGCACCACCCCGCAGAAAGTGCTGGTCAATAAGGGCAGCATTAGCTTTGATCTGTATACCACTCTGCAGAAAAACCCTGCCTGCACTTTGTTGGATGGCCCAGATATCATTACCGGCTTAAAGGCTGTAAAGAACCCGACCGAGTGCGCCAACATGCGTACCTGCCATGTTTACGACGGCGTTGCACTGGTGAAGTTTAAAATGGAGCTGGAGCGCCGCATGGCTGCGGGGGAGCCGCTTACCGAGTGGGATGCTTCCCTCATTGCCCATAAATGCCGCGCACAAATGCCTGACAACTGCGGCGAGAGCTTCGGGACCATTGCCGCCTACGGCCCTAATGCGGCCATGATGCACTACGGCCCGACTAAAGAAGTGCATTCCTCTCTGCAGCCAAAGGGTTTTTTGCTGGTAGACTCTGGCGGACAGTACCTGACTGGCACCACCGATGTGACCCGTACCTTTGCCATGGGCCCGCTGACACAGGAAGAAAAAGAATGCTTTACCTGGGTCTTGAAGTCCCACATCGATTTGGCACAGGCAAAGTTCCCGGCAGGCACCAGCGGCAGAGATTTAGATTCCCTTTCCCGCGTACAGGTTTGGAAGCACGGCCTGGATTATCGCTGCGGCACAGGCCACGGCGTTGGCTACCTGGGTGCCGTGCATGAGGGCCCACAGAGCTTCCGCTCAGAAGTTCCGCTGGTTCCCGGCATGACCATTACGGACGAGCCCGGTATTTATATGGAGGGCAAATTTGGTATCCGTACAGAAAATACACTGGAAGTCGTTATGGACGAAAAGACCGAATACGGCCAGTTCTATGCTTTCAGCCCGTTGACAAAGTTCCCCATCGACCGCGCGGCTATTTTGCCGGAGCTGCTTTCTGCGGACGAAATAGAGTATCTTGACCGCTATCATCATACGGTTTACGAGACTCTTGCACCACATCTGGATGACAAAGAGCGCACATGGCTTGCAAAAGCCTGCAGCCCGCTTTGCAGATAA
- the pstA gene encoding phosphate ABC transporter permease PstA encodes MKTIDPAKTSSQRSRTTDRFMTGVFYVVAGFFLLLLLAFIAYILVNGLRSFSPQMLSFTEEGIGNQLFNTIYLVILALLISVPIGIFAGIYLAEYAKEGKLTRFVRICVETLSSLPSIVIGLFGYLVFILMTHSQWNLFAGALAVSLLCLPLITTTTVDAFRALPEDYKAGSLAVGATHWQSITHMLLPACVPRIMTGVILAAGRGFGEAAALLYTAGMSTDINWSNWNLSSPTCPLNPFRPGETLALQIWASRTESIAENATQVANFSSAVLILLVLLFSILARLLSRRLDRKATGAKSN; translated from the coding sequence ATGAAAACTATTGACCCAGCAAAGACTTCCAGTCAGCGCAGCCGCACCACAGATCGTTTTATGACCGGCGTGTTTTATGTGGTCGCGGGCTTTTTCCTGCTTTTGCTGTTGGCGTTTATCGCGTACATTTTGGTGAACGGCCTGCGCAGCTTTTCCCCGCAGATGCTATCTTTTACGGAAGAAGGCATTGGCAATCAGCTTTTTAATACCATCTATTTAGTGATACTGGCATTGCTCATCAGCGTACCAATCGGCATTTTCGCGGGTATCTATTTGGCAGAGTACGCAAAAGAGGGCAAACTGACCCGCTTTGTGCGTATATGCGTAGAGACGCTCTCTTCGCTGCCGTCCATTGTTATCGGCCTGTTTGGCTACCTGGTGTTTATCCTGATGACCCATTCCCAGTGGAATTTGTTTGCAGGCGCATTGGCGGTTTCACTGCTGTGCCTGCCGCTTATCACGACCACCACGGTCGATGCTTTCCGTGCGCTACCGGAAGATTACAAAGCGGGCAGCCTTGCGGTAGGGGCGACCCACTGGCAGTCCATTACCCATATGCTGCTGCCGGCCTGTGTGCCACGCATTATGACCGGCGTTATCCTGGCGGCGGGGCGCGGCTTTGGTGAAGCGGCCGCTCTGCTGTATACAGCCGGCATGAGCACCGACATCAACTGGAGCAACTGGAACCTTTCGTCGCCGACCTGCCCGCTCAATCCGTTTCGCCCCGGTGAAACGCTTGCCCTGCAGATTTGGGCCTCCAGAACGGAGTCGATTGCCGAAAACGCCACCCAAGTGGCAAACTTCAGCTCGGCGGTGCTGATTCTGCTGGTGTTGCTTTTCAGCATTTTGGCGCGCCTGCTCAGCCGCCGGCTTGACCGCAAAGCAACCGGCGCGAAATCAAACTAA
- the pyrB gene encoding aspartate carbamoyltransferase, whose product MVKHLIDPLDLSVSEINDLLDLADKISAEPQKYAHLCDGKKLATLFYEPSTRTRLSFETAMLNMGGSVMGFHSAETSSATKGESVADTIRVVSCFADICAMRHPKEGAPRRAAHFSKIPVINAGDGGHQHPTQTLTDLMTIRRKKGRLHDLTIGLCGDLKFGRTVHSLIKSLARYPGIRFVLISPEELRVPGYIIEEVLQPQHIPYEEGTSLEAALPRLDILYMTRVQKERFFNEEDYVRLKDSYVLTSEKMKLAGPEMYVLHPLPRVNEIALDVDDDPRAAYFDQVQNGVYVRQALILKLLGVKLPC is encoded by the coding sequence ATGGTAAAACATCTCATCGATCCGCTGGACCTTTCCGTTTCGGAAATCAACGATTTGCTGGACCTTGCGGATAAAATTTCCGCAGAACCGCAGAAGTACGCACATCTCTGTGACGGCAAAAAGCTGGCCACTTTGTTTTATGAGCCAAGCACCCGCACACGTTTAAGCTTTGAGACCGCGATGCTCAACATGGGCGGCAGCGTAATGGGCTTTCATTCAGCCGAAACTTCCTCTGCCACCAAGGGCGAAAGCGTGGCAGATACGATTCGGGTTGTTTCCTGTTTTGCGGATATCTGCGCCATGCGCCACCCCAAAGAGGGCGCGCCGCGCCGCGCCGCACATTTTTCAAAGATTCCGGTCATCAATGCCGGCGACGGTGGCCACCAGCACCCCACACAGACCCTGACTGACCTGATGACGATCCGCCGCAAAAAAGGGCGCCTGCACGACCTGACCATCGGCCTGTGCGGTGACCTGAAATTCGGCCGCACCGTGCATTCCCTGATTAAATCCCTCGCGCGTTACCCTGGCATTCGCTTTGTCCTGATTTCGCCGGAAGAGCTGCGCGTGCCCGGCTATATTATAGAAGAAGTGCTGCAGCCGCAGCACATTCCCTATGAAGAGGGCACCAGCCTGGAGGCCGCCCTGCCGCGCCTTGACATTCTGTATATGACCCGTGTGCAGAAAGAACGTTTCTTTAATGAAGAGGACTACGTCCGTTTGAAAGACAGCTATGTCCTGACCTCTGAAAAAATGAAGTTGGCAGGGCCAGAGATGTATGTGCTGCACCCGCTGCCGCGTGTCAATGAGATTGCGCTGGATGTGGATGACGACCCGCGTGCGGCCTACTTTGACCAAGTACAGAACGGCGTATATGTACGTCAGGCACTGATTTTAAAACTTCTGGGGGTGAAACTGCCATGCTGA
- a CDS encoding aspartate carbamoyltransferase regulatory subunit, translated as MLNIDSLQTGIVIDHIQAGTSMRIYDLLQLEKLDCCVAVIKNARSSKFGRKDIIKIEGQVSVDLDVLGFIDPNITVNYIENGHIAEKKALKLPKYIKNVISCKNPRCITTIEEGVDQVFQLCDEKTRRYRCIYCEQEYKRPTP; from the coding sequence ATGCTGAACATTGATTCTTTACAGACCGGCATTGTCATTGACCATATTCAGGCCGGCACCAGTATGCGTATTTACGACCTGCTGCAGCTGGAAAAACTGGACTGCTGTGTGGCAGTCATTAAAAACGCGCGCAGCAGCAAATTTGGCCGCAAAGATATTATCAAAATTGAGGGCCAAGTCAGTGTTGACCTAGATGTTCTCGGCTTTATAGACCCTAACATTACCGTGAATTATATTGAAAACGGCCATATTGCAGAGAAAAAGGCGTTGAAGTTGCCAAAGTATATTAAAAACGTGATTTCCTGCAAAAACCCGCGCTGCATTACGACTATCGAAGAGGGCGTGGACCAGGTGTTTCAGCTCTGCGACGAAAAGACTCGCCGCTACCGCTGCATTTACTGCGAGCAGGAGTATAAGCGCCCGACACCCTAA
- a CDS encoding fructose-1,6-bisphosphatase yields the protein MTDKRFLQLMSKTYPTAQAAAAEIINLKAILTLPKGTEYFFSDLHGESDAFLYQLRSASGVVRRKINEQFEQSLSASDQNELAALVYYPKAGLEKARREKSNYDDWSRISIYRLVELCRDASTKYTRSKVRKKMPENFAYIIDELLHASGSNKHQYTNEIIRTIVETGMGDNFITALCGLIQSLLIDRLHIIGDVFDRGPHADLIMDALMEQHDIDLQWGNHDISWMGAACGNAALVANVVRLGISYNNFDVLEDGYGINLRPLSDFAARVYADDPCTCFEPHTLDENEYDPVSLPLAAKMHKAIAIIQLKLEEQLIHRHPEYHMENRLLLERIDFAAGTVHVDGVSYPMCDTCFPTIDPKDPLLLTPEEQDLMHALVSSFQHSERLQRHIRFLYSNGSMYLCCNSNLLYHGCIPLKRDGSFADIRIDGKNYHGKSYFDYIDSVVRSAFFSTRGSDKQQSAADFMWYLWCGPLSPLFGKSKLSMFERYFIEDPKTHKEVMNPYYTHLESRETCEAILSEFGLNPQTSHIINGHVPVRLKEGESPVKAGGKLFMIDGGISKAYQKQTGIGGYTFIYNSHYLALAQHMPLAPGKNMEDHSPTVQVVEAVKKRITVGDTDTGTELRRQIAELEDLLAAYRSGRCKENFRKRE from the coding sequence ATGACGGATAAGCGTTTTTTACAGCTGATGAGCAAGACCTACCCCACCGCACAGGCCGCCGCCGCAGAAATCATCAACTTAAAAGCAATTTTGACCCTGCCCAAAGGAACCGAATATTTTTTCAGTGACCTGCACGGCGAAAGTGACGCCTTTCTCTATCAGCTGCGCAGCGCAAGCGGCGTTGTACGCCGCAAAATCAACGAGCAGTTTGAGCAGAGCTTGAGTGCTAGCGACCAAAACGAACTGGCTGCCCTGGTCTATTACCCAAAAGCCGGCCTGGAAAAGGCCCGCCGCGAAAAAAGCAACTACGACGACTGGTCCCGTATCAGCATTTATCGCTTAGTGGAACTCTGCCGCGATGCCAGCACCAAGTACACCCGCAGCAAGGTGCGCAAAAAGATGCCCGAAAACTTTGCCTACATCATTGATGAGCTGCTGCACGCCAGCGGAAGCAACAAACATCAGTACACCAATGAAATTATCCGCACCATTGTAGAGACCGGCATGGGTGACAACTTCATCACTGCCCTGTGCGGTCTGATTCAAAGCCTGCTGATTGACCGGCTGCACATCATCGGCGATGTATTTGACCGCGGCCCGCATGCAGACCTTATCATGGACGCCCTGATGGAGCAGCACGACATTGACCTGCAGTGGGGCAACCACGACATTTCCTGGATGGGTGCTGCCTGCGGCAATGCAGCACTGGTCGCAAACGTGGTGCGCCTGGGTATCAGCTACAACAACTTCGATGTACTGGAAGATGGCTACGGCATCAATCTGCGCCCGCTGTCGGATTTTGCTGCCCGTGTCTATGCCGACGACCCCTGCACTTGCTTTGAACCACACACTTTAGATGAAAACGAATACGATCCGGTCAGCCTGCCGCTGGCGGCCAAAATGCACAAGGCCATTGCAATCATTCAGCTGAAGCTTGAAGAGCAGCTGATTCACCGCCACCCCGAGTACCACATGGAAAATCGCCTTTTGCTGGAGCGAATCGACTTTGCCGCTGGCACGGTGCACGTAGACGGCGTTTCTTACCCAATGTGTGACACCTGCTTCCCCACTATCGACCCAAAGGACCCGCTGCTTCTGACTCCCGAGGAGCAGGACTTGATGCACGCACTAGTATCGTCTTTTCAGCACTCTGAGCGTCTGCAGCGGCATATCCGCTTTCTGTACTCAAACGGCAGCATGTACCTCTGCTGTAACTCAAACCTGCTGTACCACGGCTGCATTCCACTAAAGCGGGACGGCTCTTTTGCCGATATCCGCATTGACGGAAAAAACTACCACGGAAAATCTTACTTTGACTACATTGACTCTGTTGTGCGCAGCGCTTTCTTTTCTACACGCGGCAGCGATAAGCAGCAGAGTGCAGCTGACTTCATGTGGTACCTTTGGTGCGGCCCGCTCTCTCCTCTTTTCGGAAAAAGCAAACTCTCTATGTTTGAGCGCTACTTTATAGAGGACCCCAAAACACACAAAGAAGTGATGAATCCCTACTACACGCACCTGGAAAGCCGCGAAACCTGTGAAGCGATTCTGAGTGAGTTTGGCCTTAACCCGCAGACCAGCCATATTATCAACGGCCACGTACCCGTGCGTCTGAAAGAGGGCGAGTCGCCGGTAAAGGCAGGCGGCAAGCTCTTTATGATTGACGGCGGCATCAGCAAAGCCTACCAAAAGCAGACCGGCATTGGCGGCTATACTTTTATATACAATTCACACTACTTAGCCCTTGCGCAACACATGCCACTGGCCCCCGGTAAAAACATGGAAGACCACAGCCCGACTGTGCAGGTCGTAGAGGCCGTGAAAAAGCGCATCACTGTAGGCGACACAGACACCGGCACCGAGCTGCGCCGGCAGATTGCAGAACTTGAGGACCTGCTTGCAGCCTACCGCTCCGGCCGCTGTAAAGAGAATTTCCGTAAACGAGAATAA